One Gemmatimonadales bacterium DNA window includes the following coding sequences:
- a CDS encoding response regulator: MARVLVADDDAEVRNLVRRVLQAQGHDVIDAHDGAEALRLLETMPCDLVVADVYMGDVDGMELLVRIQQRGLRVPVLAVSG; encoded by the coding sequence GTGGCACGTGTGCTCGTTGCGGACGATGACGCCGAGGTGCGGAACCTGGTTCGCCGAGTGCTCCAGGCCCAAGGTCACGACGTCATTGATGCGCATGACGGGGCCGAGGCCCTCCGCCTCTTGGAAACGATGCCCTGTGACCTCGTGGTGGCCGACGTGTACATGGGCGATGTAGATGGGATGGAATTGCTAGTGCGGATTCAGCAACGCGGTTTGCGGGTGCCCGTGCTGGCGGTATCGGGCTGA
- a CDS encoding SH3 domain-containing protein yields the protein MRFTLVLLAVALTACGARQPPPADPAPVSAPPPPAIVRVVTETVTVRDPDLEREAARLKMSLLERSAQLADATRQLDQATTDVVRAMARLRSVATRAEAASAIAEAEVTIQQLRGGAGGQAPPEARQAEAALRAASGAFDAANYGGAVYLATQAKRVATAGRGRLAQGGSVSRAGERTFVVPVQITTTARANLRSAPRANADLVTTVAAGTTLTAYAWAQDWMRVTLPDGRVAWVHQALVRGVAPGGP from the coding sequence ATGCGTTTCACGCTCGTCCTGCTCGCGGTCGCACTGACCGCCTGTGGCGCCAGGCAGCCGCCGCCGGCCGATCCGGCGCCGGTCTCCGCCCCGCCGCCGCCGGCGATCGTGCGGGTCGTGACCGAGACCGTGACCGTGCGCGATCCGGATCTCGAGCGCGAGGCAGCCCGGCTCAAGATGAGCCTGCTCGAGCGCTCCGCCCAGCTGGCGGACGCGACGCGGCAGCTCGACCAGGCGACCACGGACGTGGTGCGGGCGATGGCGCGGCTCAGGAGCGTCGCGACCCGGGCGGAGGCGGCCTCCGCGATCGCCGAAGCCGAGGTCACGATCCAGCAGCTCCGGGGCGGCGCCGGCGGGCAGGCGCCGCCGGAAGCGCGGCAGGCCGAGGCGGCCCTGCGCGCCGCGAGCGGGGCGTTCGACGCCGCGAACTACGGCGGCGCCGTCTACCTGGCGACGCAGGCCAAGCGCGTGGCGACCGCCGGCCGCGGGCGGCTGGCCCAGGGCGGGTCGGTGTCGCGCGCCGGCGAGCGGACCTTCGTGGTGCCGGTGCAGATCACGACCACCGCGCGCGCCAATCTCCGCTCGGCGCCCCGCGCCAACGCCGACCTGGTCACCACGGTGGCGGCCGGCACGACGCTCACGGCGTACGCCTGGGCGCAGGACTGGATGCGGGTGACCTTGCCCGACGGGCGCGTCGCGTGGGTGCACCAGGCACTGGTGCGGGGCGTGGCGCCCGGGGGACCCTAG
- a CDS encoding diguanylate cyclase: protein MRRSSVLSAPAILQDIWETRVGRVLASLGLGSVRVTILTLAVLATLIPALATSAISYRQNRRAIRAKLDEQLSHASSRAAREMGLWLKERVYDLRVFASSYEVTENIEGSTPQTRRRLVDYLASVKERVADYVELMVVGSDLKIVASSQRVPGRLHFTGSWLRQASLGDAVLGDPVFGDASAPTTIEIAVPIQSPGGQFLGVLAGRLNFQGAERLLQEEVDGSESRAAVVQAGGRVIAAAGGSFTTLPEETLRQLQHADSTAASYRSPDGVSVLGVSAPVPSSEWSAVVEIPASSAFKDIRRMRDATILLVLVLLAVVGSLAYALGLLIVHPLDRLSLAANRVAGGDLNVAVPASGGGELSHLTGVFNDMVRRLREGRVELERLSDTDELTGLANRRRLMAELEREVRRSDRHGHPFGILMLDVDRFKKFNDTWGHPAGDAALKRVADTLREQVRDVDTVARYGGEEFTVILPETPAAEAARVAERIRAATEKDRFTPEGGGTELTITVSVGYAEFPEHAGSPDALIEAADRALYRSKQSGRNRVSAAERSRANTKAGG from the coding sequence GTGCGCCGCTCCTCCGTGCTCTCGGCCCCTGCGATCCTGCAGGACATCTGGGAAACCCGCGTGGGCCGGGTCCTCGCCTCCCTGGGCCTCGGCAGCGTCCGCGTCACCATTCTCACCCTGGCCGTCCTGGCGACGCTGATCCCGGCGCTCGCCACCAGCGCCATCTCCTACCGGCAGAACCGCAGGGCCATCCGGGCGAAGCTGGACGAGCAGCTGTCCCACGCGAGCAGCCGGGCCGCCCGGGAGATGGGCCTGTGGCTCAAGGAACGCGTCTACGACCTGCGCGTGTTCGCCTCGTCGTACGAGGTCACCGAGAACATCGAGGGCTCGACGCCGCAGACCCGCCGGCGGCTCGTGGACTACCTCGCCTCGGTCAAGGAACGGGTCGCGGACTACGTCGAGCTGATGGTGGTGGGGTCCGACCTCAAGATCGTGGCCAGCAGCCAGCGGGTGCCCGGCCGGCTGCATTTCACCGGCAGCTGGCTCCGCCAGGCGAGTCTCGGCGACGCCGTGCTCGGCGACCCGGTGTTCGGCGACGCGTCCGCGCCGACGACCATCGAGATCGCCGTGCCCATCCAGAGCCCCGGCGGCCAGTTCCTCGGCGTGCTCGCCGGCCGGCTCAACTTCCAGGGCGCCGAGCGGCTGCTGCAGGAGGAAGTGGACGGCAGCGAATCGCGCGCCGCCGTCGTGCAGGCCGGGGGCCGGGTGATCGCGGCGGCCGGCGGCAGCTTCACGACGCTCCCCGAGGAGACCCTGCGGCAGCTCCAGCACGCCGACAGCACTGCGGCCTCGTACCGGTCCCCGGACGGGGTCTCCGTCCTCGGCGTCTCGGCGCCCGTCCCGAGCTCGGAGTGGAGCGCCGTCGTCGAGATCCCCGCGTCGTCGGCCTTCAAGGACATCCGGCGGATGCGCGACGCGACCATCCTGCTCGTGCTGGTGCTGCTGGCGGTGGTCGGCTCGCTGGCCTACGCCCTGGGCCTGCTCATCGTCCACCCGCTCGACCGGCTCAGCCTCGCGGCCAACCGCGTCGCCGGCGGCGACCTGAACGTGGCCGTCCCGGCGTCCGGCGGCGGCGAGCTGTCCCACCTCACCGGCGTGTTCAACGATATGGTGCGCCGGCTGCGCGAGGGTCGCGTGGAGCTGGAGCGGCTGTCCGACACCGACGAGCTGACCGGCCTGGCCAACCGGCGGCGGCTGATGGCGGAGCTGGAGCGCGAGGTGCGGCGCAGCGACCGGCACGGGCACCCCTTCGGGATCCTGATGCTGGACGTGGACCGCTTCAAGAAGTTCAACGACACCTGGGGCCATCCGGCGGGCGACGCCGCCCTGAAGCGCGTCGCCGACACGCTGCGCGAGCAGGTGCGCGACGTGGATACGGTGGCGCGCTACGGCGGCGAGGAGTTCACGGTGATCCTGCCGGAAACGCCGGCCGCGGAAGCGGCGCGAGTCGCGGAGCGGATCCGCGCCGCCACCGAGAAGGACCGCTTCACGCCCGAGGGCGGCGGGACCGAGCTCACCATCACGGTGTCCGTCGGCTATGCGGAGTTCCCCGAGCACGCCGGGAGCCCGGACGCCCTCATCGAGGCCGCGGACCGGGCCCTGTACCGCTCCAAGCAGTCGGGCCGCAACCGCGTGAGCGCCGCCGAGCGCTCGCGGGCCAACACCAAGGCCGGCGGCTAG
- a CDS encoding response regulator — translation MVVDDDKTARRAVRRMLTNLGHEVRVVGDGAEALQLLDGVRFDLVITDVYMECVDGMELLVRIHQRGLNVPVVAISGGGCIATDEILAMARACGAAATLDKPFTPQQLRDTVEPLLRQAPRA, via the coding sequence ATGGTTGTCGACGACGACAAGACCGCGAGGCGCGCCGTCCGACGGATGCTGACGAATCTGGGCCACGAGGTGCGGGTCGTCGGCGATGGTGCCGAGGCGCTGCAGCTCCTGGACGGCGTCCGCTTCGACCTCGTCATCACGGACGTGTACATGGAGTGTGTGGATGGCATGGAGCTGTTGGTACGGATTCACCAGCGCGGGCTTAACGTGCCGGTGGTGGCCATCTCCGGCGGGGGCTGCATCGCGACCGACGAGATCCTCGCGATGGCGAGGGCGTGCGGGGCCGCGGCCACCCTGGACAAGCCGTTCACGCCGCAGCAGCTGCGCGACACCGTTGAGCCGCTCCTCCGCCAGGCTCCGCGGGCGTAG
- a CDS encoding SCO family protein, with the protein MSGRGVGILAAAYLLTGGACGRSGTTERFAQNGIVVSRVVAAEPVAAGAPADVAVAVYLSIANDGDAADTLVAVASPLAARAQIHGEMPSGGMTMMMPVAAVPVAAHERVRLAPGGLHVMLEGLARRVVAGDTLALVLVFRRAGRLSVRARVVRYADLQGALGMASAPTAQAPPLRLARSDGSVFDLADQRGKVVVVFFGYTHCPDLCPLTLANFAWARRRLGAKADHVKFVFVTVDPGRDSPAVAMAYARQFDSSFIGLSGDSAALAKVQQAFHVASWVSHDSAGNVLVAHSATVFVVGPDGALARMIPHSEADVERITAAITDVLGT; encoded by the coding sequence ATGAGCGGTCGTGGTGTAGGGATCTTGGCGGCGGCATACCTCCTGACCGGCGGCGCGTGCGGCCGCTCAGGGACGACGGAGCGGTTTGCGCAGAACGGCATCGTGGTGAGCCGCGTGGTCGCCGCGGAGCCGGTCGCGGCCGGAGCGCCCGCGGACGTGGCCGTGGCGGTCTACCTCTCCATCGCCAACGATGGCGACGCCGCGGACACGCTGGTGGCCGTCGCGTCGCCGCTGGCGGCCCGCGCCCAGATCCATGGCGAGATGCCCAGCGGCGGGATGACGATGATGATGCCGGTGGCCGCCGTGCCCGTGGCCGCGCACGAGAGGGTCCGCCTGGCGCCGGGAGGGCTGCACGTGATGCTGGAGGGCCTCGCCCGGCGCGTGGTGGCGGGTGACACGCTCGCGCTCGTGCTCGTCTTCCGCCGGGCCGGACGGCTGAGCGTGCGGGCGCGCGTCGTCCGGTACGCCGACCTGCAGGGGGCCCTGGGCATGGCCTCGGCCCCGACCGCTCAGGCGCCGCCGTTGCGGCTCGCACGGAGCGACGGCAGCGTCTTCGACCTCGCCGATCAGCGGGGCAAGGTGGTGGTGGTCTTCTTCGGCTACACGCACTGCCCCGATCTGTGTCCCCTGACCCTCGCGAACTTCGCCTGGGCGCGGCGGCGCCTGGGGGCGAAGGCGGATCACGTGAAGTTCGTGTTCGTGACCGTGGATCCCGGCCGCGATAGCCCCGCGGTGGCCATGGCGTACGCCCGCCAGTTTGACTCGTCGTTCATCGGGCTGTCGGGCGACTCCGCCGCCCTCGCGAAAGTCCAGCAGGCCTTTCACGTGGCTTCGTGGGTCAGCCACGATTCGGCGGGCAACGTCCTCGTCGCGCATTCTGCCACTGTTTTCGTGGTCGGCCCGGACGGCGCCCTGGCGCGCATGATTCCGCACTCCGAGGCGGACGTGGAGCGCATCACGGCGGCCATCACCGACGTGCTGGGCACGTGA
- a CDS encoding DUF3857 domain-containing protein: MRTLLLPLTVVIASTAVAQAPVITPAGDPSVRNDTIYRLAVNPADYPDEPYVYLLDDGVVRFDADGRGSRTYRQVIQVLKQEAASQFGEQVFSYSRSREKLTVNWVRVVRPDGSVVSDSAAHEQESDAPTALTAPVYSDARLHRVTLGGVAEGTVVDWSYTVETLDPMMAGDFFTSWRTTVGHLTRRSRFLLDLPASLSPRIVEHNMRHPGKVMEAGGRRVWAWVAQDVPKAPEPEPFGVDSNDFGATVTVTSPEAWADVARWYWNLSRDRYTVNADLDARLSALVGAQKSGADTLRALYRWVAQDFRYVSVSLGLAGFQPREPAATLETRYGDCKDKATLFIALARRMGFPAYPVLLGAGGGLDSSLVSIRAFNHMIVAVRAPGHEPYLYLDPTLEAAPIGVLPSSEAGQFALVVHQDGSGEQVSLPLDSVEANRAEVTLTGEVSPDGNIAGRVTETFQGPAQLPIRALMSRDYTATQRADMVRSMAGGLFEGAVGDSLQLFDGRDLAAEARITYVIRGGKATTSAGTTEVLTLPGPASMVPTAVSAVAAHVPRRYHIAASRVLGAGERVVDLHFVLPEGWKARLPSSVSASSVFGTYSATFAQEGRDLHIVRRAVGARGVYPPDRLNDLLAFLRDVARDDARFVVIEHP, from the coding sequence ATGCGCACGCTCCTGCTACCGCTCACCGTCGTCATCGCATCCACAGCGGTCGCTCAGGCCCCGGTGATCACGCCCGCGGGCGACCCTTCCGTGCGGAACGACACGATCTACCGGCTCGCCGTCAATCCGGCAGACTACCCCGACGAACCCTACGTCTACCTCCTCGATGACGGCGTGGTGCGCTTCGACGCTGATGGCCGTGGCTCACGAACGTACCGTCAGGTCATCCAGGTCCTGAAGCAGGAAGCAGCCTCGCAGTTCGGGGAGCAGGTCTTCTCGTACTCCCGCTCACGCGAGAAGCTCACCGTCAACTGGGTCCGGGTCGTGCGGCCGGACGGGTCAGTGGTGAGTGATTCCGCGGCCCACGAGCAGGAGAGCGACGCTCCCACGGCCCTGACGGCGCCGGTGTACTCGGATGCGCGTCTACATCGTGTTACGCTCGGTGGAGTGGCGGAAGGTACCGTCGTGGACTGGAGCTACACGGTCGAAACGCTGGACCCAATGATGGCCGGGGATTTCTTCACGAGTTGGCGGACGACTGTTGGCCACCTAACGAGGCGGTCGCGCTTCCTCCTCGATCTTCCGGCGTCACTGTCGCCGCGGATCGTCGAGCACAACATGCGGCACCCCGGAAAGGTCATGGAGGCGGGAGGCCGGCGGGTGTGGGCGTGGGTCGCTCAGGACGTGCCGAAGGCGCCAGAGCCTGAGCCGTTTGGTGTGGACTCGAACGACTTCGGCGCGACGGTGACTGTTACCTCCCCCGAAGCGTGGGCCGATGTGGCGCGCTGGTACTGGAACCTCAGTCGCGACCGCTACACGGTGAACGCCGACCTCGACGCAAGACTGTCAGCGTTGGTCGGTGCGCAGAAAAGTGGGGCCGATACGCTGCGTGCTCTGTACCGCTGGGTTGCGCAGGACTTCCGCTACGTATCCGTCTCACTCGGCTTGGCTGGGTTTCAGCCGCGCGAGCCGGCCGCGACACTCGAGACCCGCTACGGGGACTGCAAGGACAAGGCGACACTGTTCATCGCTCTCGCTCGACGCATGGGCTTTCCCGCCTACCCAGTGCTCCTGGGCGCGGGTGGCGGGTTGGACTCGTCGCTGGTGTCGATCCGCGCGTTCAATCACATGATCGTCGCCGTGAGGGCGCCGGGGCACGAGCCCTATCTCTACCTGGATCCGACGTTGGAGGCGGCGCCCATCGGGGTGCTCCCGTCATCGGAAGCGGGGCAGTTCGCCCTGGTCGTGCACCAGGATGGCAGTGGTGAGCAGGTGAGCCTCCCGCTCGACTCGGTGGAAGCCAATCGCGCGGAGGTCACCCTGACCGGCGAGGTGTCGCCGGACGGCAACATCGCGGGGAGGGTCACCGAGACGTTCCAGGGCCCAGCGCAGCTCCCGATTCGGGCTCTCATGAGCCGCGACTACACCGCCACGCAGCGCGCGGACATGGTTCGATCCATGGCTGGAGGGTTGTTCGAGGGCGCCGTGGGAGACAGCCTGCAACTGTTTGACGGACGCGATCTCGCTGCGGAGGCTCGGATCACCTATGTCATCCGCGGCGGAAAGGCCACAACCAGCGCCGGCACCACGGAGGTTCTCACGCTTCCGGGGCCGGCCAGCATGGTCCCGACGGCGGTGTCAGCGGTCGCCGCTCACGTGCCGCGACGATATCACATCGCCGCCAGCCGGGTACTCGGCGCCGGCGAGCGGGTGGTTGATCTGCATTTCGTGTTGCCGGAGGGTTGGAAGGCGCGGCTACCGTCGAGCGTGAGTGCGTCGAGCGTCTTCGGCACATACTCCGCCACTTTCGCTCAAGAGGGCCGCGACCTGCACATCGTGCGGCGCGCGGTTGGGGCCCGGGGGGTGTACCCGCCGGATCGCCTGAACGACCTGCTCGCCTTCCTTCGAGATGTGGCGCGGGACGACGCCCGTTTCGTAGTGATCGAGCACCCGTAG
- a CDS encoding AraC family transcriptional regulator: protein MASILSGAAHAGLRRDALLEAAGLGAVDFSDPDARVPSWTEVALWQLVAQREPDPGVGIRMAAGLPARQWGLLGYAISYSSTLGAALRRLARYWRILNEAVQFRLEETAQHHVAIAQCLSDVGMALPHAVSFRFAAVLGACRGIMRAELVPSEIAFTFAQPDSTFEYQRFFRCPLHFDQPESRVTFAKRDLDLPVPGGDETLAGYLSESAERALRKLCTGTSVKERVRSAIWAALSEGAPTLRRTASALHLPPRTLQRHLAAEDTTLRREIEHIRMHMAIATLRERSVPIEEVAFILGYAEASTFYRSFRRWTGKTPRQYRAAAAKRGG from the coding sequence GTGGCCAGCATCCTGTCTGGCGCCGCGCATGCGGGCTTGCGTCGCGACGCCTTGCTTGAAGCTGCGGGGCTCGGCGCCGTGGACTTCAGCGATCCGGACGCCCGCGTACCGTCGTGGACCGAAGTGGCACTCTGGCAACTCGTCGCGCAGCGCGAGCCCGACCCGGGGGTCGGCATCCGGATGGCGGCAGGATTGCCAGCGCGCCAGTGGGGCCTGCTGGGTTACGCCATCTCCTACAGCTCGACCCTCGGCGCAGCGCTTCGCCGCCTCGCGCGGTACTGGCGCATCCTCAACGAAGCGGTCCAGTTCCGCCTGGAAGAGACGGCCCAACATCACGTCGCCATCGCGCAATGCCTGTCCGATGTGGGGATGGCACTTCCCCACGCGGTGAGCTTCCGATTCGCCGCCGTTCTGGGCGCATGCCGTGGGATCATGCGAGCCGAGCTGGTGCCCTCCGAAATCGCGTTCACGTTCGCCCAGCCGGACAGCACGTTCGAGTACCAGCGCTTCTTTCGCTGCCCACTGCACTTCGATCAGCCGGAGTCGAGGGTCACATTCGCGAAACGCGACCTCGACCTGCCGGTCCCGGGCGGGGACGAGACGCTGGCAGGATACCTCAGCGAGAGTGCCGAGCGTGCACTTCGAAAACTCTGCACCGGAACGTCCGTCAAGGAACGCGTTCGCTCGGCCATCTGGGCTGCGCTCAGCGAGGGTGCACCGACGCTGCGCCGCACGGCGTCGGCTCTTCACCTGCCGCCGAGGACGCTCCAGCGACACCTCGCTGCGGAGGACACGACCCTGCGCCGCGAGATCGAGCACATCCGCATGCACATGGCCATCGCGACGCTCCGCGAACGCTCGGTGCCGATCGAAGAGGTGGCGTTCATTCTCGGATACGCCGAGGCGAGCACGTTCTATCGCTCGTTCCGGCGCTGGACGGGCAAGACGCCGCGCCAATACCGCGCCGCGGCGGCCAAGCGCGGAGGATAG
- a CDS encoding PAS domain S-box protein, producing MRILQAMAAWIGARLRGNRSEEALQASEMRFRALTENSADIITILDLDGRLQYASPSARILGYEPGEILGHSTFDYLHHEDEARARHAFGRALAGDTVGIVEKFRFRHRNGSWRTLEAVVSNLLEMPAVKGIVINSRDITERERTTAQLRSQERQLQTIVNAVSDVVLELDGDGRYLNIWAADESDLARPRTELLGKRVEEVLGLDAARPLAGPLRRVLSTGVPESLEYRLPLADGEHWFLGRLTRLPGIDGGPDTVCMGVTDITERKRAEEALRVSEAEHRGLIERAPLGIYRTTPEGRILAANAAFARMLGYDDPEELTGLDMARDVYASPEERARLLSQLGQQDDFAIEAQWKRRDGAAVVARLNVHAVRGPAQRIQCFEGLAEDVTQQRSLEAQYRQAQRLEAVGRLAGGVAHDFNNILTAITGYSELLLSDLAADDRRRSDVEEIRAAAQRAAVLTRQLLAFSRRQVFQVSVLDLNTVVRTLDRMLRRLIGEDVRLELALSEGLGAVRADPAQMEQVVMNLAVNARDAMPAGGRLTIETANVVLDESYARVHRGAAPGRFVMLAMSDTGIGMDAETQSHIFEPFFTTKEPSKGTGLGLATVYGIVKQSGGNVWVYSEPGRGATFRLYIPRVDEQPEDLAQQAAVAVAGGHETVLLAEDDAMVREVVAQALEKKGYRVLRASDGPMALDLARGHSARIALLATDLVMPGMTGRELALALLAERPDLRVIYMSGYADDAVVRHGVLEKGLHYLQKPFSIADLARKVREVLDAPQAKSRARG from the coding sequence ATGCGTATCCTGCAGGCGATGGCCGCGTGGATCGGGGCGCGGCTCCGGGGAAACCGGTCGGAGGAGGCTCTCCAGGCCAGTGAGATGCGGTTCCGGGCGCTGACCGAAAACAGCGCCGACATCATCACCATCCTTGATCTGGATGGTCGCCTTCAATACGCGAGCCCTTCAGCGCGGATCCTGGGCTACGAGCCGGGCGAGATCCTCGGGCACTCGACCTTCGACTACCTGCACCACGAGGACGAGGCTCGCGCCCGCCATGCCTTCGGCAGGGCGCTCGCGGGCGACACCGTTGGCATCGTGGAGAAGTTCCGTTTCCGCCACAGGAACGGCTCCTGGCGGACGCTCGAGGCAGTAGTGTCTAATCTCCTGGAGATGCCTGCCGTGAAAGGCATCGTCATCAACAGCCGCGACATCACCGAGCGCGAGCGCACCACCGCGCAGTTGCGGTCCCAGGAGCGCCAGCTGCAGACGATCGTAAACGCGGTCAGCGACGTCGTGTTGGAGCTGGACGGAGACGGTCGCTACCTGAACATATGGGCCGCCGATGAGTCCGACCTTGCCCGGCCTCGAACGGAGCTTCTGGGCAAGCGTGTCGAAGAGGTGCTGGGTCTCGATGCTGCACGGCCCCTCGCCGGGCCCCTGCGGAGAGTTCTGAGCACGGGCGTCCCCGAGAGTCTCGAGTACCGGCTCCCGCTGGCGGACGGCGAGCACTGGTTCCTGGGGAGGCTGACGCGCCTGCCCGGAATCGACGGAGGGCCCGACACCGTGTGCATGGGGGTCACCGACATCACCGAACGGAAGCGGGCCGAGGAGGCGTTGAGGGTCAGCGAGGCTGAGCACCGAGGCCTGATCGAGCGCGCTCCTCTCGGCATCTACCGCACGACCCCCGAGGGCCGAATTCTCGCGGCCAATGCGGCGTTTGCGAGGATGCTGGGCTACGACGACCCGGAAGAACTGACGGGTCTCGACATGGCGCGAGACGTCTACGCAAGTCCCGAGGAGCGGGCTCGACTGCTGTCGCAGCTCGGGCAGCAGGACGACTTCGCGATCGAGGCCCAGTGGAAGCGCAGGGACGGCGCCGCCGTCGTCGCGCGCCTGAACGTCCACGCGGTTCGTGGCCCCGCCCAACGCATCCAGTGCTTCGAAGGGCTGGCTGAGGACGTCACCCAGCAGCGCTCCCTGGAGGCGCAGTATCGCCAGGCTCAGCGACTCGAGGCCGTGGGGCGGCTCGCCGGAGGCGTGGCGCACGACTTCAACAACATCCTGACGGCGATCACCGGCTACAGCGAACTGCTGCTCAGCGATCTGGCCGCCGATGACCGCAGACGCAGCGACGTTGAGGAGATCCGCGCGGCGGCCCAGCGCGCAGCGGTGCTCACCCGGCAGCTCCTGGCGTTCAGTCGCCGGCAGGTCTTCCAAGTCAGCGTGCTGGATCTCAACACGGTCGTGCGGACGCTGGACCGGATGCTGCGCCGGCTGATTGGCGAGGACGTGAGGCTGGAGCTCGCCCTGTCTGAAGGGTTGGGTGCGGTGCGGGCCGACCCCGCGCAGATGGAGCAGGTCGTCATGAACCTCGCGGTCAACGCGCGGGATGCCATGCCAGCCGGAGGCCGCCTCACGATCGAAACCGCCAATGTGGTCCTCGACGAATCCTATGCCCGGGTGCACCGAGGGGCGGCGCCGGGTCGTTTCGTCATGCTCGCGATGAGCGATACGGGGATCGGGATGGATGCCGAAACTCAATCACACATCTTCGAGCCGTTCTTCACGACCAAGGAGCCGAGCAAGGGTACCGGTCTCGGCCTGGCCACCGTGTACGGCATCGTCAAGCAGAGCGGCGGCAACGTCTGGGTCTACAGCGAGCCCGGCAGAGGGGCCACGTTCAGGCTCTACATCCCACGGGTGGACGAGCAGCCCGAGGACCTTGCGCAGCAGGCAGCGGTGGCCGTGGCCGGAGGCCACGAGACGGTGCTCCTGGCGGAGGATGACGCGATGGTCCGCGAGGTGGTGGCGCAGGCCCTGGAGAAGAAGGGCTACCGGGTGCTGCGCGCGTCCGACGGCCCAATGGCGCTCGATCTGGCACGCGGGCACTCGGCACGGATTGCCCTGCTCGCCACCGACTTGGTCATGCCGGGCATGACCGGTCGCGAACTGGCTCTCGCCCTGCTCGCGGAGCGCCCTGACCTGCGCGTGATCTACATGTCCGGTTACGCCGACGATGCCGTAGTTCGGCATGGCGTGCTCGAGAAGGGCCTCCACTACCTCCAGAAGCCCTTTAGCATCGCGGACCTCGCTCGCAAAGTGCGTGAGGTGCTGGACGCGCCTCAAGCCAAGTCACGCGCGAGAGGGTGA
- a CDS encoding cupin domain-containing protein, giving the protein MTIASRRAGPIARAAIPLLLVALLGATSAAAPQHPVPTVIQLDSAASGYTPLLIGAPATVTMRSGYVVLGPGQSVGRHSTGRYEEELVVLEGTGRLIIRGGPELALNGRSVAYSPPNTEHDVTNTGATPLRYVYVVAEAIR; this is encoded by the coding sequence GTGACCATCGCCTCACGCCGCGCCGGCCCCATCGCTCGCGCGGCCATCCCGCTGCTCCTCGTCGCCCTCCTCGGCGCGACCAGCGCGGCCGCGCCCCAGCATCCTGTACCCACCGTCATCCAGCTGGACAGCGCGGCCTCCGGCTACACGCCGCTGCTCATTGGCGCTCCCGCCACCGTGACGATGCGGTCCGGCTACGTTGTGCTCGGTCCGGGACAGTCGGTGGGAAGGCACTCGACGGGACGCTACGAGGAGGAGCTCGTCGTGCTCGAAGGCACGGGCCGGCTCATCATACGCGGGGGGCCCGAACTGGCACTCAACGGCCGGAGTGTGGCGTACTCGCCCCCCAATACCGAGCACGATGTGACCAACACCGGCGCGACACCCCTGCGCTACGTCTATGTCGTCGCGGAAGCGATTCGCTAG
- a CDS encoding cytochrome c peroxidase has protein sequence MRYSAIALLLASASGCRAGMGLSGGPHVDPAQLEAFGQLPASMATAQRPASPASVALGRMLYYDPRLSVDSTVSCNTCHPLGAYGVDHRPVSFGVRGQPGLRNAPTVFNAAGHVSQFWDGRAPTVEEQAKGPIVNPVEMAMPNGDAVAQRLRAVAQYRAAFAAAFPGEAEPVTYDNVGLAIGAFERGLVTPSRWDAFQAGDTAALAADERRGLSTFAALGCPACHRGTYVGGETYQKAGLVEPWPERGDLGRYAVTHRRADRMVFKVPSLRNVEQTAPYFHNGQVATLEDAVRRMARYQLGRKLSDSEIAAVVTWLKSLTGTIPEGYITPPTLPGTEMSRAAREP, from the coding sequence ATGAGATACTCCGCCATCGCGCTGCTGCTGGCGAGCGCCTCGGGCTGTCGTGCCGGGATGGGCCTCTCCGGAGGCCCGCACGTGGACCCCGCACAGCTCGAGGCCTTCGGTCAGCTGCCCGCTTCCATGGCGACGGCGCAGCGCCCCGCTTCCCCGGCGAGCGTGGCTCTGGGCCGGATGCTGTACTATGACCCGCGCCTTTCCGTCGACAGCACCGTCTCGTGCAATACCTGCCACCCGCTGGGCGCCTACGGAGTGGATCACCGTCCCGTCAGCTTCGGGGTGAGGGGGCAGCCAGGCCTCCGCAACGCGCCCACCGTGTTCAACGCCGCCGGTCACGTGTCGCAGTTCTGGGACGGCCGCGCACCGACGGTCGAGGAGCAGGCCAAGGGGCCGATCGTCAATCCGGTCGAGATGGCCATGCCCAACGGTGACGCGGTGGCCCAGCGGCTCAGGGCGGTGGCGCAGTACCGCGCGGCGTTCGCCGCGGCGTTCCCGGGAGAGGCCGAGCCGGTGACCTATGACAATGTCGGCTTGGCGATCGGCGCCTTCGAGCGTGGCTTGGTGACGCCCTCACGGTGGGACGCCTTCCAGGCCGGGGACACGGCCGCCCTCGCGGCGGACGAGCGGAGGGGGCTCAGCACCTTCGCCGCGCTGGGGTGCCCGGCCTGCCACCGCGGGACCTACGTGGGCGGCGAGACGTACCAGAAGGCGGGATTGGTGGAGCCGTGGCCGGAGCGGGGAGACTTGGGACGCTACGCCGTGACCCACCGACGCGCCGACCGGATGGTCTTCAAGGTGCCGTCGTTGCGGAACGTCGAGCAGACGGCGCCGTACTTTCACAACGGCCAGGTGGCGACGCTGGAAGACGCCGTGCGGCGGATGGCCCGGTATCAGCTGGGTCGCAAGCTGAGCGACTCGGAGATCGCTGCGGTGGTGACATGGCTCAAGTCGCTGACCGGGACCATTCCCGAGGGCTACATCACGCCGCCCACACTTCCCGGCACGGAGATGTCCCGCGCGGCGCGAGAGCCGTAG